One genomic segment of Pseudomonas sp. p1(2021b) includes these proteins:
- a CDS encoding CreA family protein, whose protein sequence is MIAVAALALPMLAGAEEIGQVSTVFKFLGPNDRIVVEAFDDPKVEGVTCYLSRAKTGGVKGGLGLAEDRAEASIACRQVGPIHFKGELKDGEEVFKERTSLVFKTMQVVRFLDEKRNTLVYLVYSDRLIEGSPQNAVTAIPILPWNH, encoded by the coding sequence ATGATTGCCGTGGCGGCGTTGGCGCTGCCGATGCTGGCCGGGGCCGAGGAAATCGGCCAGGTCTCGACCGTGTTCAAGTTCCTCGGGCCGAACGACCGCATCGTGGTCGAGGCGTTCGACGACCCCAAGGTCGAGGGCGTGACCTGCTACCTGTCGCGAGCCAAGACTGGCGGTGTGAAGGGTGGGTTGGGCCTGGCCGAGGACCGCGCCGAGGCGTCGATCGCCTGCCGCCAGGTGGGGCCGATCCACTTCAAGGGGGAATTGAAGGACGGCGAGGAGGTGTTCAAGGAGCGCACCTCGCTGGTGTTCAAGACCATGCAGGTGGTGCGTTTCCTGGATGAGAAGCGCAACACGCTGGTGTACCTGGTGTACAGCGACCGGCTGATCGAAGGCAGCCCGCAGAACGCGGTGACGGCGATCCCGATCCTGCCCTGGAATCACTGA
- the proB gene encoding glutamate 5-kinase, producing MRSKVTGAKRWVVKIGSALLTADGKGLDRGAMAVWVEQMVALREAGVELVLVSSGAVAAGMSQLGWTSRPSAMNELQAAAALGQMRLVQAWESSFGEHGKHTAQILLTHDDLSDRKRYLNARSTLRTLVDLGVVPVINENDTVVTDEIRFGDNDTLAALVANLVEADLLVILTDRDGMFDADPRNNPEAQLIYEARADDPALDAVAGGTGGALGRGGMQTKLRAARLAARSGAHTIIIGGRIERVLDRLKAGERLGTLLSPERGMLAARKQWLAGHLQTRGTLVLDAGAVQALRQANKSLLPVGVKTVQGSFRRGEMVVCVGPDGLEVARGLANYSALEAQKIIGQPSDAIESLLGYSAEPELVHRDNLVLV from the coding sequence ATGCGAAGCAAGGTGACAGGCGCCAAGCGCTGGGTCGTGAAGATCGGCAGTGCCCTGCTGACGGCGGATGGCAAAGGCCTGGATCGCGGCGCCATGGCCGTCTGGGTCGAGCAGATGGTCGCGCTGCGGGAAGCGGGCGTGGAGTTGGTGCTGGTCTCCTCCGGGGCCGTGGCCGCGGGCATGAGCCAACTGGGCTGGACTTCGCGACCGAGCGCGATGAACGAGCTGCAGGCCGCCGCCGCCCTTGGCCAGATGCGCCTGGTGCAGGCCTGGGAGTCGAGCTTCGGCGAGCATGGCAAGCACACCGCGCAGATCCTCCTGACCCATGACGACCTCTCCGATCGCAAGCGTTACCTCAACGCCCGCAGCACGCTGCGTACCTTGGTCGACCTGGGCGTGGTGCCGGTGATCAACGAGAACGACACCGTGGTCACCGACGAGATCCGCTTCGGCGACAACGACACTTTGGCGGCCCTGGTGGCCAACCTGGTGGAAGCCGACCTGCTGGTGATCCTCACCGACCGCGACGGCATGTTCGATGCCGACCCACGCAACAACCCCGAAGCGCAGCTGATCTACGAAGCCCGCGCCGACGACCCGGCCCTGGATGCCGTGGCCGGCGGTACCGGCGGCGCCCTGGGCCGCGGCGGCATGCAGACCAAGCTGCGTGCTGCCCGCCTGGCGGCCCGTTCCGGTGCTCACACCATCATCATCGGTGGCCGCATCGAGCGTGTGCTCGATCGCCTCAAGGCCGGTGAGCGCCTGGGCACGTTGCTGTCGCCGGAGCGCGGCATGCTCGCCGCCCGCAAGCAGTGGCTGGCCGGCCACCTCCAGACCCGCGGCACCCTGGTGCTCGATGCAGGTGCCGTGCAGGCCCTGCGTCAGGCCAACAAGAGCCTGTTGCCGGTGGGGGTGAAGACCGTGCAGGGCAGCTTCCGTCGCGGCGAGATGGTGGTGTGCGTCGGCCCTGACGGCCTTGAAGTAGCCCGTGGCTTGGCCAACTACAGTGCCCTGGAAGCACAGAAGATCATCGGCCAGCCGTCCGATGCCATCGAGAGCCTGCTGGGCTACAGCGCCGAGCCGGAACTGGTGCACCGCGACAACCTGGTGCTGGTCTGA